The following are from one region of the Eulemur rufifrons isolate Redbay chromosome 17, OSU_ERuf_1, whole genome shotgun sequence genome:
- the LOC138398156 gene encoding LOW QUALITY PROTEIN: selenide, water dikinase 2-like (The sequence of the model RefSeq protein was modified relative to this genomic sequence to represent the inferred CDS: substituted 1 base at 1 genomic stop codon) has product MKGXGCKVPQEALLKLLAGLRWPPPGRGLEEAAPKAGGATSPALGIGLDSCVIPLRHRGLSLVQTTDFFYPLVEDPYMMGRIACANVLSDLYAMGITECDNMLMLLSVSQSMSEEEREKITPLMIKGFRDAAEEGGTAVTGGQTVANPWIIIGGVATVVCQPDDFIMPDSAVVGDVLVLTKPLGTQVAVNAHQWLDNPEKWSKVKTVVSRQEVELAYQEAMFNMATLNRTAAGLMHSFNAHAATDITGFGILGHSQSLAKQQRNEVSFVIHNLPILAKMAAISKATGQFGLLQGTSAETSGGLLICLPRDQAAHFCSEIKSSKYGGGHQAWIIGIVEKGNRTARIIDKPRVIEVLPRGATATVFALDNSSASSEPPHDMKWQKLFGP; this is encoded by the coding sequence ATGAAGGGCTGAGGCTGCAAGGTCCCGCAGGAGGCGCTGCTCAAGCTCCTGGCGGGACTGAGGTGGCCCCCACCAGGCCGCGGGCTCGAAGAGGCGGCCCCCAAAGCCGGAGGCGcaacctccccagccctgggcattGGGTTGGACTCCTGCGTCATCCCCTTGAGGCACAGGGGCCTGTCCCTGGTGCAGACCACCGACTTCTTTTACCCCTTGGTGGAAGATCCCTACATGATGGGGCGCATCGCTTGTGCCAACGTGCTGAGTGACCTCTACGCCATGGGCATTACTGAATGTGACAACATGTTAATGTTACTCAGCGTCAGCCAGAGTATGAGTGAGGAGGAACGGGAAAAGATAACGCCACTCATGATCAAAGGCTTTCGGGATGCTGCTGAGGAAGGAGGGACTGCGGTGACTGGTGGGCAGACGGTGGCCAACCCTTGGATTATCATCGGTGGCGTTGCCACTGTGGTGTGTCAGCCGGATGATTTCATAATGCCTGACAGTGCCGTTGTGGGGGATGTGCTCGTGTTAACCAAACCCTTAGGAACCCAGGTCGCTGTCAATGCCCACCAATGGCTGGATAATCCTGAAAAGTGGAGTAAAGTGAAGACGGTGGTCTCCAGACAAGAGGTAGAGCTGGCCTACCAGGAAGCCATGTTCAATATGGCCACCCTAAACAGAACAGCTGCTGGGTTAATGCACTCATTTAATGCCCATGCGGCCACAGATATCACAGGCTTTGGCATTCTTGGACACTCTCAGAGCCTTGCgaaacaacaaagaaatgaagtatCCTTTGTCATTCATAATCTGCCAATCCTTgccaagatggctgccatcaGCAAGGCCACGGGACAGTTTGGGCTCCTTCAAGGAACCTCAGCTGAAACCTCGGGGGGATTACTGATTTGTCTGCCAAGAGATCAGGCAGCTCACTTTtgttctgaaatcaaatcttccAAGTATGGAGGGGGTCACCAAGCATGGATCATTGGCATTGTAGAAAAGGGAAACCGGACGGCCCGGATCATTGACAAGCCTCGCGTTATTGAGGTCCTACCTCGTGGGGCCACTGCTACTGTTTTTGCTCTTGACAATTCTAGTGCCTCCTCGGAGCCACCTCATGACATGAAATGGCAGAAGTTGTTTGGACCTTAG